The region GACCAGATGCTCGAGATGGCCAACCAGGTGAAGAAGTGATGAGCACCTCTTCGCTGCCGCCCATCGACAACGCGCTGCTGCCGACCGACGTCCGCAACGGGTCCAAGAGCGACCAGGACAACTACAAGGCCGGCCTGCAGTTCGAGCGCCAGCTCGTCGAGCAGCTCACGCAGACGATGTCGGACACGACCAAGGCCATGACCGGCGGCGACTCGGGCTCCGACAGCGGCGACGACACCGGCGACGGGTCGAGCGCCGTGACCGACTCCTACAACCAGCAGATGCCGGGCATCATGGCCGACGCCATCATGCAGGCCGGCGGGCTGGGCCTCGCGCGCACCATCGCGCAGAACCTGAAGGGCTCGCAGTCGTGACCACCGCCCTCGCCACCGCCGCGCCGACCGCCTACGGCACCGACGTCCTGCGCCACCTCGACGCCCAGATCGCGTCGGCCCGCAGGCTGCTCGACGCCGTCCTGCGCCAGGGCGCCGCGATCCGCAACCGCGACGTCGACGGCGTCCTCGCCCGCCTGGGCGAGATGCAGGCCGAGATGGAGCGCCGCTCCGGCCTGGAGCGCGACCGCGTCCGGATCCTCACGCAGGCCGGCCAGGGCCTCGGCGTCCCGGCCCACACCGTCACGCTCGACGCGCTCGCCCACCTGCTCGCGCCGCACGAGGCGCAGGCCGCCAAGGGCCGCAGCGCCGAGCTGAAGGGCCTCCTCGCCGAGGTCCAGCGCGAGCACATCACCAACCGCGCCCTCATGCGCCAGGAGCTCGCGTTCCTGTCGCACCTGACCCGCCAGCTCGGCGTGGACGGCGAGGACGTCGGCTACCGGCCGCCCAGCGAGCCGGGCGCCACGATGCGCGCAACCCTCGACCCGGCCGCCCAGCCGGTGCGCATCCGCCGCGCACTGGACCTCGAGGCGTAGGCCACCATGTCGATCCCCGCTTTCACCGGTCTCAACACGGCGCTGTCGGGCGTCCAGGCGCAGCAGGCTGCCCTGAACACCGTCGCTCACAACATCGCCAACGTCGAGACCCCGGGCTACTCGCGACAGGAGGCCGTCTTCTCGTCGTCCCCGTCGCTGCGGCTCGGCGCGGGCGCGACCGCCGACGGCCAGGGCGCCCAGCTGGGCACCGGCGTCCAGGTGCAGCAGTACCGGCGCCTGCGCGACGACTTCCTGGACCTCCAGTTCCGCACGCAGAACATGGCCGCCGGCCAGAGCGACGTCGCGACCAAGCGCCTCTCGGTCGTGCAGTCCTCGCTGGCCACCAACAGCAAGGGCGACCTCGGCCAGCTGCTCGACAACTTCTGGGACTCGTGGCAGACGCTCTCGAGCAACCCCAGCGACCCGGCCGGCAAGGCCGGCGTCGTCGGCGCCGCGGCGAACCTCGCCCAGCGCTTCAACACGCTCGACAGCGACCTGGCGACCACCGGCGCGCAGGCGACCAGCGACCTCAACGACATGTTGAGCGACGCGGGCCCGATCAAGCCGATCGCCGACCAGCTCGCCGCGCTCAACACCCAGATCAACCAGGTCATCGGGTCCAACGGCTCGCCGAACGACCTGCTCGACAAGCGCGACCTGCTGCTCGACCAGCTGTCGCAGTACGGCCAGGTCTCGGTCACCCCGGACCCGACCGTCGGCACCGACGGCAGGCCCGCCTACCCGGGCATGATCCAGGTCAGCTTCGGCGGCGCCTCGACCCCGCTGGTCTCGCAGACCGGGGTGACGATGCCGACCACCGCGACGCTGTCGGCGACGCCCGGCGGGCAGATCCAGGGCCTGCAGGACGTCGCGAGCAAGACCGCCGGATACCGCACGACGCTGTCGACGATGGCGGCCTCGCTGATCTCCTCGGTCAACTCGCTGACCAGCAACCCGATCTTCTCCGGCACGGGCGCCAACGACATCACGACGGTCGCCACCGCGGCCACCGTGAGCGCGGGCGCAGCGGGCGGAGCGTCCGGCGACAACAGCGTCGCTCTTGCAGTGCTCAACCTCCGCGGCGGATCCGTCGATCAGTCCTACGCCGGGCTCGTCCAGACGATCGGCTCCGACGTCGCGACGGCGACGACCAACAACACGACGGCCAACGCCGTGCTGGGCAACGTCACCGCTCAGCGCACGTCGACGTCGGGGGTCTCGATGGACGAGGAGATGTCGAACATGATCCGCTTCCAGCGTGGCTACCAGGCCGCGGCGCGAGCGCTGACGACCATGGACGACCTGCTCAACCAGCTCATCAACTCGACCGGCCGAGTGGGCGTCTAGTCATGTCGATGCGGATCACCAACAACATGGTCAGCGACCGGGTCATCTCCGACCTGCAGTCGCAGTACGCCCAGCTGGCGAACACCCAGCTGCAGGTGTCCACGGGCCGGCGGGTCAACAACCCGTCCGAGGACCCGACGGCCTACTCGCAGGAGCGGATGCAGAACTCCGCGCTGGCGGGCATCCAGGCCTCGCAGACGTCGGTCAACTCGGCGCAGACCTGGCTGAACCAGAGCGAGTCGAGCCTCGACAGCATCAACAGCATCATCGCCCGCGCCAAGGACCTGGCGACGGCGGCGGCCAACGGCTCCATGAGCCAGGACGGCCGCAACTCGACCGCCAACGAGATCGACCAGCTGATCAAGTCCGTCAAGGACGCGATGAACACCAAGGTCGGCAACGACTACATCTTCTCGGGCACCAGGACCGACACCGCGCCGTACACCGACGCGACCGGCGACGCCTACCAGGGCGACGCCAACGCGGTCGTCCGCAGCGGCGGCACCGGCGTCACGCTCCAGGCCAACCCGACCTTCGTCGACGCCTCCGGCGCCAGCACCCCGCTGACCGCCGGCGCGCTCCTCGGCGGCGGCTCGGCCTCGGGCGACGGCAAGATCCTGAACGTCCTGACGCAGCTCGCGGCGCACCTGCGCGGCGGCACGACCGCGGACATCGCCGCGATCGGCACGACGGACCTCACGGCGCTCGAGACCAACCGCGTCGCGGTCGTCAGCGCGACGCAGGCGATCGGCGCGATGGGCAACCGCGCGACGGCCGCCACCAGCCGCCTCCAGGACATGGAGGACAACGCCAAGAACTCCATCGACGACCTCACCGGTGTCGACATGGCGCAGGCGCTCACCGACTACTCCACCCAGTCTGCCGCGTACCAGGCCGCCTTGAAGGTCGGCGCGCAGATCATCCAGCCGTCGCTGCTCCAGTTCCTCTCATGAGCGGCGGATTGAACAACCCCAACAATGGAGGCGACTCCCACATGGCAGTGACGCTTCAGTCGAGCCGCTTCGGGGAGCTTCAGATCCCCGCAGAGGCCGTCCTCGAGTTCCCGAATGGCCTGATCGGCCTGGGCGGTCGCAAGTTCGCCCTCCTCGCCCGCAGCGAGGAGTCCGCGTTCGTGTGGCTGCACTCGATGGACGACCCGGACCTCGCGGTCCCGGTCACCAACCCGTGGCGGTTCTTCAACGACTACGAGCTCGAGCTCTCCGACGACGATGCCGAGCGCATCGGCGTGACGAGCTCCGAGGACGCGATGGTCTACGTGACCGTCCGGTCCGCTCCCGCACTCGAGGACTTCTGCGCGAACCTTCGCGCGCCGATCCTCGTCGTGGGCAACCAGGGTCACCAGGTCATCAACCAGACCCCGGAAGCACCTGTCCGCGCACCCCTCTTCGCCGGTCTCGAGGAGGAGTCG is a window of Conexibacter woesei Iso977N DNA encoding:
- the fliW gene encoding flagellar assembly protein FliW, with protein sequence MAVTLQSSRFGELQIPAEAVLEFPNGLIGLGGRKFALLARSEESAFVWLHSMDDPDLAVPVTNPWRFFNDYELELSDDDAERIGVTSSEDAMVYVTVRSAPALEDFCANLRAPILVVGNQGHQVINQTPEAPVRAPLFAGLEEESSTKAA
- the flgL gene encoding flagellar hook-associated protein FlgL, producing the protein MSMRITNNMVSDRVISDLQSQYAQLANTQLQVSTGRRVNNPSEDPTAYSQERMQNSALAGIQASQTSVNSAQTWLNQSESSLDSINSIIARAKDLATAAANGSMSQDGRNSTANEIDQLIKSVKDAMNTKVGNDYIFSGTRTDTAPYTDATGDAYQGDANAVVRSGGTGVTLQANPTFVDASGASTPLTAGALLGGGSASGDGKILNVLTQLAAHLRGGTTADIAAIGTTDLTALETNRVAVVSATQAIGAMGNRATAATSRLQDMEDNAKNSIDDLTGVDMAQALTDYSTQSAAYQAALKVGAQIIQPSLLQFLS
- the flgN gene encoding flagellar export chaperone FlgN, giving the protein MTTALATAAPTAYGTDVLRHLDAQIASARRLLDAVLRQGAAIRNRDVDGVLARLGEMQAEMERRSGLERDRVRILTQAGQGLGVPAHTVTLDALAHLLAPHEAQAAKGRSAELKGLLAEVQREHITNRALMRQELAFLSHLTRQLGVDGEDVGYRPPSEPGATMRATLDPAAQPVRIRRALDLEA
- the flgK gene encoding flagellar hook-associated protein FlgK is translated as MSIPAFTGLNTALSGVQAQQAALNTVAHNIANVETPGYSRQEAVFSSSPSLRLGAGATADGQGAQLGTGVQVQQYRRLRDDFLDLQFRTQNMAAGQSDVATKRLSVVQSSLATNSKGDLGQLLDNFWDSWQTLSSNPSDPAGKAGVVGAAANLAQRFNTLDSDLATTGAQATSDLNDMLSDAGPIKPIADQLAALNTQINQVIGSNGSPNDLLDKRDLLLDQLSQYGQVSVTPDPTVGTDGRPAYPGMIQVSFGGASTPLVSQTGVTMPTTATLSATPGGQIQGLQDVASKTAGYRTTLSTMAASLISSVNSLTSNPIFSGTGANDITTVATAATVSAGAAGGASGDNSVALAVLNLRGGSVDQSYAGLVQTIGSDVATATTNNTTANAVLGNVTAQRTSTSGVSMDEEMSNMIRFQRGYQAAARALTTMDDLLNQLINSTGRVGV